A part of Micromonospora chersina genomic DNA contains:
- a CDS encoding DUF3152 domain-containing protein, giving the protein MTTTGGRARGGGTMLLLAALLAGCAPPAAGRPANPAAGPVATAPAAGPVRPRPVRISYPADGGNQWRFAAAGPAAPRGTGRLLRYRVAVERDIHGVPPADFAAEVTRTLTDPQGWTAGGTLALRRVGRDQPADFTVYLATPGTRDELCGDAPDGYTSCRRGDRVVLNVARWADGVPGYGASLATYRRYMVNHEVGHRLGHGHERCPGRGRPAPVMQQQTLGLHGCTPNALPYPHGRRYAGPPGAYADPVPPREGGRSG; this is encoded by the coding sequence ATGACGACGACCGGGGGCCGGGCTCGCGGTGGCGGGACGATGCTACTGCTGGCCGCGCTGCTGGCCGGCTGCGCGCCGCCCGCGGCCGGCCGGCCCGCCAACCCGGCCGCCGGCCCGGTCGCCACCGCGCCGGCCGCGGGGCCCGTCCGGCCACGCCCGGTCCGGATCAGCTATCCGGCGGACGGCGGCAACCAGTGGCGGTTCGCCGCCGCCGGGCCGGCCGCCCCGAGGGGTACAGGCCGGCTGCTGCGCTACCGGGTCGCGGTGGAGCGCGACATCCACGGGGTGCCGCCTGCCGACTTCGCCGCGGAGGTCACCCGCACCCTGACCGACCCGCAGGGATGGACGGCGGGCGGGACGCTCGCCCTGCGCCGGGTCGGGCGGGACCAGCCGGCCGACTTCACCGTCTACCTCGCCACCCCCGGCACCCGCGACGAGCTGTGCGGGGACGCGCCGGACGGCTACACCTCCTGCCGCCGCGGCGACCGGGTGGTGCTCAACGTCGCCCGCTGGGCCGACGGCGTGCCGGGCTACGGCGCGAGCCTCGCCACCTACCGCCGGTACATGGTCAACCACGAGGTCGGCCACCGGCTCGGCCACGGGCACGAGCGGTGCCCCGGGCGGGGCCGGCCGGCGCCGGTGATGCAGCAGCAGACCCTGGGCCTGCACGGCTGCACCCCGAACGCGCTGCCGTACCCGCACGGCCGGCGGTACGCGGGACCACCCGGGGCGTACGCCGATCCGGTGCCGCCGCGCGAGGGCGGCCGGTCCGGCTGA
- a CDS encoding DUF5709 domain-containing protein, producing the protein MSQTERTDFDEWNVAEDDGVLDASDTLDDDRVGDPLDTGIVAADHWTAANRFGTTAAEERAGESLAQLLAQEEPDLDPYAEVADDEDELTRRGYEREARTGRLVADDAGFGEDEQADSVAWDAGVDGGGASAEEAAMHLVDDPNGPGDGPLR; encoded by the coding sequence ATGAGCCAGACCGAGCGGACCGACTTCGACGAGTGGAACGTGGCCGAGGACGACGGCGTCCTGGACGCCTCGGACACCCTCGACGACGACCGGGTGGGCGACCCGCTCGACACCGGCATCGTCGCCGCGGACCACTGGACGGCGGCGAACCGGTTCGGCACCACCGCCGCCGAGGAGCGGGCCGGCGAGTCCCTCGCCCAGCTGCTCGCCCAGGAGGAGCCGGACCTCGACCCGTACGCCGAGGTGGCCGACGACGAGGACGAGCTGACCCGCCGGGGCTACGAGCGGGAGGCGCGGACGGGGCGGCTGGTAGCCGACGACGCGGGCTTCGGTGAGGACGAGCAGGCGGACTCGGTCGCCTGGGACGCCGGCGTCGACGGCGGCGGGGCCAGCGCCGAGGAGGCCGCCATGCACCTGGTCGACGACCCGAACGGCCCGGGAGACGGCCCGCTGCGCTGA
- a CDS encoding FAD-dependent oxidoreductase has product MPNPAILTVDDDPAVSRAVARDIRRRYGDRYRVVRADSAEAALDALRELKLRGEQVAVLIADYRMPQMNGIEFLEAAMDLFPAARRVLLTAYADTDAAINAINVVDLDHYLLKPWHPPEEKLYPVLDQLLEAWTATAATATPELRVVGHRWSAPSFKARDFLARNLVPFRWVLADEPEGAELLTAAGVTANDVPLVVTADGKSLVQPTTADLAAQVGLATTPAADFYDLVVVGAGPAGLGAAVYGASEGLRTVLIERRATGGQAGQSSRIENYLGFPDGVSGLQLTDRARRQALRFGAELLSAREVVSLEDAGGARVLRFADGSSVAAHTVVLATGVSYRMLPAPGLAELTGRGCFYGSVASEAPSCKGEDVYIVGGANSAGQAAVHFSRYARRVHLLIRGDDLTRSMSSYLIDQIARIDTIEVHPRTEVVGGAGQEHLEEVTLRDTRTGETRRVDTSWLFVFIGAEPHTDWLDGAVARDGRGFVLTGPDLTRGGRRPAGWALPRDPYHLESSMPGVFAAGDVRAESVKRVASAVGEGAMAVSLVHRYLEAQ; this is encoded by the coding sequence ATGCCCAACCCCGCGATCCTCACCGTCGACGACGACCCGGCCGTCTCCCGGGCGGTCGCCCGCGACATCCGGCGCCGCTACGGCGACCGCTACCGGGTGGTGCGGGCCGACTCCGCCGAGGCGGCGCTGGACGCGCTGCGCGAGCTGAAGCTGCGCGGCGAGCAGGTGGCGGTGCTGATCGCCGACTACCGGATGCCGCAGATGAACGGCATCGAGTTCCTCGAGGCCGCCATGGACCTCTTCCCCGCCGCGCGCCGGGTCCTGCTGACCGCGTACGCCGACACCGACGCCGCGATCAACGCGATAAACGTGGTCGACCTCGACCACTACCTGCTCAAGCCGTGGCACCCGCCGGAGGAGAAGCTCTACCCGGTGCTCGACCAGCTGCTGGAGGCGTGGACGGCCACCGCCGCCACGGCCACCCCCGAGCTGCGCGTGGTCGGGCACCGCTGGTCCGCCCCGTCGTTCAAGGCGCGGGACTTCCTGGCCCGCAACCTGGTGCCGTTCCGCTGGGTGCTCGCCGACGAGCCGGAGGGCGCCGAGCTGCTGACGGCGGCCGGGGTGACCGCGAACGACGTACCCCTGGTGGTGACGGCCGACGGCAAGTCGCTGGTGCAGCCGACGACTGCCGACCTGGCCGCGCAGGTCGGGCTGGCCACGACGCCGGCCGCGGACTTCTACGACCTGGTGGTGGTCGGCGCCGGCCCGGCCGGGCTCGGCGCGGCCGTCTACGGCGCCTCGGAGGGGCTGCGGACCGTGCTGATCGAGCGGCGGGCCACCGGCGGCCAGGCCGGGCAGAGCAGCCGGATCGAGAACTACCTCGGTTTCCCCGACGGCGTGTCCGGCCTGCAGCTGACGGACCGGGCCCGCCGGCAGGCGCTGCGGTTCGGCGCCGAACTGCTCAGCGCCCGCGAGGTGGTGTCCCTGGAGGACGCGGGCGGGGCGCGGGTGCTCCGGTTCGCCGACGGCAGCAGCGTCGCCGCGCACACGGTGGTGCTCGCCACCGGCGTCTCCTACCGGATGCTGCCCGCGCCGGGGCTGGCCGAGCTGACCGGCCGGGGCTGCTTCTACGGCTCGGTGGCCAGCGAGGCGCCGAGCTGCAAGGGGGAGGACGTCTACATCGTCGGCGGGGCGAACTCGGCCGGCCAGGCCGCCGTGCACTTCTCCCGGTACGCCCGCCGGGTGCACCTGCTGATCCGCGGCGACGACCTGACCCGGTCGATGTCCAGCTACCTGATCGACCAGATCGCCCGGATCGACACCATCGAGGTCCACCCGCGCACCGAGGTGGTCGGCGGCGCCGGCCAGGAGCACCTGGAAGAGGTGACCCTGCGCGACACCCGCACCGGCGAGACCCGGCGCGTCGACACTTCCTGGCTCTTCGTGTTCATCGGCGCGGAGCCGCACACCGACTGGCTCGACGGCGCGGTCGCCCGGGACGGCCGGGGCTTCGTCCTCACCGGGCCGGACCTGACCCGCGGGGGCCGCCGGCCGGCCGGCTGGGCGCTGCCGCGCGACCCGTACCACCTGGAGTCCAGCATGCCGGGCGTCTTCGCCGCCGGTGACGTGCGGGCCGAGTCGGTGAAGCGGGTGGCCTCGGCCGTGGGCGAGGGCGCCATGGCGGTCTCGCTGGTGCACCGCTACCTGGAGGCACAGTGA
- a CDS encoding phosphocholine-specific phospholipase C, translated as MASVDRRKFLKMMSAPVAAAALPVDFSKALAIPANNRTGSIEDVEHVIFLMQENRSFDHFFGTMRGVRGFADPHPVTLPSGRSVWHQPNGAADLLPFRPEVPDLGQTFLPDPPHGWADTHGAWNGGRYDRWVPNKGVVTMTHHTRGDLPYHFALADAFTVCDNYHCSVLASTDPNRYHMWTGWVGNDGRGGGPVIDNAEAGYDWSTYPERLERAGVSWKVYQDVGLGLTAEGYWGWTGDPFIGNYGDNSLLYFHQYQNARPGTPLADRAKTGTEIVTRDRSPEALLADFRRDVANGTLPQVSWIVAPEAYSEHPNWGPDYGAWYMSQVVDILAGHPEVWSRMALFITYDEEGGFFDHLVPPTPPQSRAEGLSTVPTTNEIFPGDGRRAAGPYGLGVRVPMIVVSPWTRGGWVNSQVFDHTSLIRFLEARFAKGNPDLVESNITPWRRAVVGDLTSAFDFRTPNASPRVTLPDTADLKPVDLTRQPDEAPVPPADPRLPGQERGVRPARPIPYTLHVDGRAAGTSFHLDFRNTGGATGVFQVRSADPAQPPRTYTVEPGRQVSDTWDATAGYDLEVHGPNGFFRRFTGGAGAGVDVRARYDERDHEVGLTLVNRGAKRVEVTVADRYTSRRTRLSLKPGETTSPSWSVSRAHGWYDLTVTLSADAAFTARYAGHVENGRPSISDPAMGGLV; from the coding sequence ATGGCAAGTGTCGACCGTCGGAAATTCCTGAAGATGATGAGCGCTCCGGTGGCGGCAGCCGCCCTGCCGGTGGACTTCAGCAAGGCCCTCGCCATCCCGGCGAACAACCGGACCGGTTCCATCGAGGACGTCGAGCACGTCATCTTCCTCATGCAGGAGAACCGTTCCTTCGACCACTTCTTCGGCACGATGCGTGGCGTCCGGGGCTTCGCCGACCCGCACCCGGTGACGCTGCCCTCCGGCCGGAGCGTCTGGCACCAGCCGAACGGCGCCGCCGACCTGCTGCCCTTCCGGCCCGAGGTGCCGGACCTCGGGCAGACCTTCCTGCCCGACCCGCCGCACGGCTGGGCCGACACCCACGGCGCCTGGAACGGCGGCCGGTACGACCGGTGGGTGCCCAACAAGGGCGTGGTCACCATGACCCACCACACGCGCGGCGACCTGCCGTACCACTTCGCCCTGGCCGACGCCTTCACCGTCTGCGACAACTACCACTGCTCGGTGCTGGCCTCGACCGACCCCAACCGCTACCACATGTGGACCGGCTGGGTCGGCAACGACGGCAGGGGCGGCGGCCCGGTCATCGACAACGCCGAGGCGGGCTACGACTGGTCGACGTACCCGGAGCGGCTGGAGCGCGCCGGCGTCTCCTGGAAGGTCTACCAGGACGTCGGCCTGGGGCTGACCGCCGAGGGCTACTGGGGTTGGACCGGTGACCCGTTCATCGGCAACTACGGGGACAACTCACTGCTCTACTTCCACCAGTACCAGAACGCCCGCCCCGGCACGCCGCTGGCGGACCGGGCGAAGACCGGCACCGAGATCGTGACGCGGGACCGCTCCCCGGAGGCGCTGCTGGCCGACTTCCGGCGGGACGTGGCGAACGGGACGCTGCCGCAGGTGTCCTGGATCGTCGCGCCGGAGGCCTACAGCGAGCACCCGAACTGGGGCCCCGACTACGGCGCCTGGTACATGTCGCAGGTCGTCGACATCCTGGCCGGCCACCCCGAGGTGTGGAGCAGGATGGCCCTCTTCATCACGTACGACGAGGAAGGCGGCTTCTTCGACCACCTGGTCCCGCCGACGCCGCCGCAGAGCCGCGCCGAGGGCCTGTCCACGGTGCCCACGACCAACGAGATCTTCCCCGGCGACGGTCGGCGCGCCGCCGGGCCGTACGGCCTCGGCGTCCGGGTGCCGATGATCGTCGTCTCGCCGTGGACCCGGGGCGGCTGGGTCAACTCGCAGGTGTTCGACCACACGTCGCTGATCCGCTTCCTGGAGGCCCGGTTCGCGAAGGGCAACCCCGACCTGGTCGAGTCCAACATCACGCCGTGGCGTCGGGCGGTGGTGGGCGACCTGACCAGCGCGTTCGACTTCCGCACCCCGAACGCCTCGCCGCGGGTGACGCTGCCGGACACCGCGGACCTCAAGCCGGTCGACCTCACCCGGCAGCCCGACGAGGCGCCGGTGCCGCCGGCCGACCCGCGCCTGCCCGGCCAGGAGCGCGGGGTACGGCCCGCGCGGCCCATCCCGTACACCCTGCACGTGGACGGGCGGGCCGCCGGCACGTCGTTCCACCTGGACTTCCGCAACACCGGGGGCGCCACCGGCGTCTTCCAGGTGCGTTCGGCCGATCCGGCGCAGCCGCCCCGCACGTACACCGTCGAGCCGGGCCGGCAGGTGAGCGACACCTGGGACGCCACGGCCGGCTACGACCTGGAGGTGCACGGCCCGAACGGCTTCTTCCGCCGCTTCACCGGTGGCGCGGGCGCCGGTGTCGACGTCCGGGCCCGGTACGACGAGCGCGACCACGAGGTCGGCCTGACCCTGGTGAACCGGGGCGCGAAGCGGGTCGAGGTGACCGTCGCCGACCGCTACACGTCGCGGCGGACCAGGCTGTCGCTCAAGCCGGGCGAGACGACCTCCCCGTCGTGGTCCGTGTCGCGGGCGCACGGCTGGTACGACCTGACGGTCACGCTCTCCGCCGACGCCGCCTTCACGGCCCGGTACGCCGGTCACGTCGAGAACGGCAGGCCCAGCATCAGCGACCCGGCCATGGGCGGCCTGGTCTGA
- a CDS encoding DUF72 domain-containing protein yields the protein MWTHRSWQGRFLAHPLPAHERLRAYAEWCTAVEGNTTFYATPVRETVASWAAQTGPDFRFVPKLPKVVTHERRLTGADAELRAFLDAVEPLGPRAHALWVQLPGSFGPGDVPTLARFLRGLPTTHRYAVEVRHPAFFTDPGAARALEETLDRAGAEWIPFDTTAFFRTPPTSDAEREAWLKKPRLPLRTRALTDRPIVRYLGRDDPARTVEGWQPWLDVVTGWLREGRSPTVFVHTPDNADAPDLARRFHDQVRARLPEVAPLPEPAPAAPTTLF from the coding sequence ATGTGGACGCACAGGTCCTGGCAGGGGCGGTTCCTGGCACATCCGCTGCCGGCCCACGAGCGGCTGCGCGCCTACGCCGAGTGGTGCACGGCGGTCGAGGGGAACACCACCTTCTACGCGACCCCGGTGCGGGAGACGGTGGCGTCGTGGGCCGCGCAGACCGGTCCCGACTTCCGCTTCGTGCCGAAGCTGCCGAAGGTCGTCACGCACGAGCGCCGGCTCACCGGGGCCGACGCGGAGCTGCGGGCCTTCCTGGACGCCGTCGAACCCCTCGGCCCGCGGGCGCACGCCCTCTGGGTGCAGCTGCCGGGCTCGTTCGGCCCCGGCGACGTGCCCACGCTGGCCCGCTTCCTGCGCGGCCTGCCCACCACCCACCGGTACGCCGTCGAGGTCCGCCACCCCGCGTTCTTCACCGACCCCGGCGCGGCACGCGCACTGGAGGAGACGCTCGACCGGGCCGGCGCGGAGTGGATCCCCTTCGACACCACCGCGTTCTTCCGTACCCCGCCGACGAGCGACGCGGAACGGGAGGCGTGGCTGAAGAAGCCGCGTTTGCCGCTGCGGACCCGGGCGCTGACCGACCGGCCGATCGTCCGCTACCTGGGCCGGGACGACCCGGCGCGGACGGTCGAGGGCTGGCAGCCGTGGCTCGATGTGGTGACCGGCTGGCTGCGCGAGGGCCGCTCGCCGACGGTGTTCGTGCACACCCCGGACAACGCCGACGCGCCCGACCTCGCCCGCCGCTTCCACGACCAGGTCCGGGCACGCCTGCCCGAGGTCGCGCCGCTGCCCGAGCCGGCGCCGGCCGCCCCGACGACGCTGTTCTGA
- a CDS encoding SigE family RNA polymerase sigma factor, translating to MARGDAEFVEFATAASARLVHAAFLMTGNHHQAEDAAQTALVRTYASWSRIRNGDAYGYARSVLVNHLVDTWRRPIREYPTEDLPEQRGGDVADEVATRRWLLAILGTLTARERAVVVLRHYFDLPEAQVARELDVSVGTVKSTGSRALEKLRAAGLTAPEPQGTRR from the coding sequence ATGGCCCGGGGTGACGCCGAGTTCGTCGAGTTCGCCACGGCGGCGTCCGCGCGGCTGGTGCACGCCGCCTTCCTGATGACGGGCAACCACCACCAGGCCGAGGACGCGGCACAGACCGCGCTGGTCCGCACCTACGCGTCGTGGTCCCGGATCCGCAACGGCGACGCCTACGGCTACGCCCGGTCGGTGCTGGTGAACCACCTCGTGGACACGTGGCGGCGGCCGATCCGGGAGTACCCCACGGAGGACCTCCCGGAGCAGCGTGGCGGGGACGTGGCCGACGAGGTGGCCACCCGGCGCTGGCTGCTCGCCATCCTCGGCACGCTCACCGCCCGCGAGCGGGCCGTCGTCGTCCTGCGCCACTACTTCGACCTTCCGGAGGCCCAGGTGGCCCGCGAACTCGACGTCTCGGTGGGGACCGTCAAGAGCACCGGTTCCCGCGCCCTGGAGAAGCTGCGCGCCGCGGGCCTCACCGCGCCGGAGCCGCAGGGGACGCGCCGATGA
- a CDS encoding ATP-binding protein: MTTDSDRLTPDELRRLFLFESLTPEQLAHLAEHGRVERRRAGEAVYVEGEPASCFYVLLDGTVTLHRRVQGDEVEISRTSQPGVYGGAMQAYVGDLAEQRYLNSLFAVTDCAVFALPAQIIADAMRSWFPMATHLLEGLFVGMRNTQTIVGERERLLALGALSAGLTHELNNPAAAAVRATSALRGRVAKMRHKLAMIADGRLDGRRLHDLVALQEEAVKRAAAAPALTPLAASDAEDELADWLDDHGVRGAWELAPTLVAGGIDSGWLGQVDAAVGADDLESAIHWITYTIDTELLMGEIDDAVTRVSGLVGAAKQYSQLDRAPYQTVDVHDLLDATLVMLQAKIPAGVRVVKEYDRALPPVPAYAAELNQVWTNLIDNALGAMAGTGTLTIRTGRKEDRLIVEVRDTGAGVPPEIRPRIFEPFFTTKPVGEGTGLGLDISYRIVVNKHHGDIRVQSEPGDTRFVVLLPLAPA; encoded by the coding sequence GTGACAACGGACAGCGATCGGCTCACCCCGGACGAGCTGCGGCGCCTCTTCCTCTTCGAGTCGCTCACCCCGGAGCAGCTCGCGCACCTGGCCGAGCACGGCCGGGTGGAGCGACGCCGCGCCGGCGAGGCGGTCTACGTCGAGGGCGAGCCGGCGAGCTGCTTCTACGTGCTGCTCGACGGCACCGTCACCCTGCACCGCCGGGTGCAGGGTGACGAGGTCGAGATCAGCCGGACCAGCCAGCCCGGCGTCTACGGCGGCGCCATGCAGGCGTACGTGGGCGACCTGGCCGAGCAGCGCTACCTGAACAGCCTCTTCGCGGTGACCGACTGCGCCGTCTTCGCGCTGCCCGCCCAGATCATCGCCGACGCGATGCGCAGCTGGTTCCCGATGGCCACCCACCTGCTGGAGGGCCTGTTCGTCGGGATGCGCAACACCCAGACCATCGTCGGCGAGCGGGAGCGGCTGCTGGCCCTGGGCGCCCTCTCGGCCGGCCTCACCCACGAGCTCAACAATCCGGCGGCGGCCGCGGTGCGGGCCACCTCGGCGCTGCGCGGCCGGGTCGCGAAGATGCGGCACAAGCTCGCCATGATCGCCGACGGCCGGCTCGACGGCCGGCGCCTGCACGACCTCGTGGCGTTGCAGGAGGAGGCCGTGAAGCGGGCCGCCGCCGCGCCCGCCCTCACGCCCCTGGCGGCCAGCGACGCCGAGGACGAGCTGGCCGACTGGCTCGACGACCACGGCGTCCGGGGCGCCTGGGAGCTGGCCCCGACGCTTGTCGCCGGGGGCATCGACAGCGGCTGGCTCGGTCAGGTCGACGCCGCGGTCGGCGCCGACGACCTGGAGTCGGCGATCCACTGGATCACGTACACCATCGACACCGAGCTGCTGATGGGCGAGATCGACGACGCCGTCACCCGGGTCTCCGGGCTGGTCGGCGCCGCGAAGCAGTACTCCCAGCTGGACCGCGCGCCCTACCAGACCGTCGACGTGCACGACCTGCTGGACGCCACACTGGTCATGCTCCAGGCGAAGATCCCGGCGGGTGTGCGGGTGGTGAAGGAGTACGACCGGGCCCTGCCGCCGGTGCCCGCGTACGCCGCCGAGCTGAACCAGGTCTGGACCAACCTCATCGACAACGCGCTCGGCGCCATGGCGGGCACCGGCACGCTGACCATCCGGACCGGCCGGAAGGAGGACCGGCTGATCGTGGAGGTCCGCGACACCGGCGCCGGCGTCCCGCCGGAGATCCGGCCGCGGATCTTCGAGCCGTTCTTCACCACGAAGCCCGTCGGCGAGGGCACCGGCCTCGGGCTGGACATCTCCTACCGCATCGTGGTCAACAAGCACCACGGCGACATCCGGGTGCAGTCCGAACCCGGCGACACCCGGTTCGTCGTGCTGCTGCCGCTGGCGCCGGCCTGA
- a CDS encoding DUF421 domain-containing protein, with product MSDWQRLLVPDTPLWEIALRGSVIYLVLFFLLRVLLKRESGSTGVTDLLVIVLIADAAQNGMSNDYTSITDGVLLVAVIIGWAYLLDLLAYRWPAVARIVQPGSLVLVRDGRVLRRNMRRELVTDEELYSQLRQRGVEHLGDVKEVRMESQGQFSVIPREGGRDRS from the coding sequence GTGAGCGACTGGCAGAGGCTGCTCGTCCCCGACACGCCGCTGTGGGAGATCGCGCTCCGGGGCAGCGTGATCTACCTGGTGCTGTTCTTCCTCCTGCGGGTGCTGCTGAAGCGGGAGAGCGGCAGCACCGGCGTCACCGACCTGCTGGTCATCGTGCTGATCGCCGACGCCGCGCAGAACGGCATGTCGAACGACTACACGTCCATAACGGACGGCGTGCTGCTGGTCGCGGTGATCATCGGCTGGGCGTACCTGCTCGACCTGCTGGCGTACCGCTGGCCCGCCGTCGCCCGGATCGTCCAGCCGGGGTCGCTGGTGCTGGTGCGCGACGGCCGCGTCCTGCGCCGCAACATGCGGCGCGAGCTGGTCACCGACGAGGAGCTGTACAGCCAGCTCCGGCAGCGGGGCGTCGAGCACCTCGGCGACGTCAAGGAGGTCCGGATGGAGTCCCAGGGCCAGTTCAGCGTGATCCCCCGCGAGGGCGGGCGCGACCGGAGCTGA
- a CDS encoding GGDEF domain-containing protein: MRERRRRTLISAALHAVSHAVAVVYCLMTLTGPNRGLMLTAYGCGLAAGVVGFWAATRVTTKASGYRVSFTLLMITLVVAALGAHWDGGVTSPAALGFVTTAVFVAGYTPHLRLMVGLEVLTVGSYVVVAVAGPPAPAGHVFVYLAGMLVLVSVCSTQTRTLARQRSQLRALASLDPLTGALNRRGLAELATFLFHTGCRPGPSLLCLDLDDFKLVNDRLGHAAGDDLLRRVVATTRNVLRAEDAVARIGGDEFVVVLGDADRDSARAAAARIEAAVRGLAGVSVGSATAPYDGDSLDRLLHVADQRLYLVKQQRRRTAGRLLADGTGRG; encoded by the coding sequence ATGAGGGAGCGCCGCCGCCGCACGCTGATCAGCGCGGCCCTGCACGCCGTCTCCCACGCGGTCGCCGTCGTCTACTGCCTCATGACGCTCACCGGGCCGAACCGGGGGCTCATGCTCACGGCGTACGGCTGCGGCCTGGCCGCCGGCGTCGTGGGGTTCTGGGCGGCGACCCGCGTGACCACGAAGGCGTCCGGCTACCGGGTCTCGTTCACCCTCCTGATGATCACGCTGGTGGTCGCGGCGCTCGGCGCGCACTGGGACGGCGGGGTCACCTCACCGGCGGCGCTCGGATTCGTGACCACGGCCGTGTTCGTGGCCGGCTACACCCCGCACCTGCGGCTCATGGTGGGGCTGGAGGTGCTCACCGTCGGGTCGTACGTCGTCGTGGCCGTCGCCGGCCCGCCGGCGCCCGCCGGTCACGTGTTCGTGTACCTGGCCGGCATGCTGGTTCTCGTCTCGGTCTGCTCCACGCAGACCCGGACCCTCGCCCGGCAGCGGTCCCAGCTGCGCGCCCTGGCGTCCCTGGACCCGCTCACCGGCGCCCTGAACCGGCGTGGCCTGGCCGAACTGGCGACGTTCCTGTTCCACACCGGCTGCCGCCCCGGCCCGTCCCTGCTCTGCCTCGACCTGGACGACTTCAAGCTGGTCAACGACCGCCTCGGCCACGCCGCCGGCGACGACCTGCTCCGCCGGGTGGTGGCGACGACCCGGAACGTGCTGCGGGCCGAGGACGCCGTGGCCCGGATCGGCGGCGACGAGTTCGTGGTGGTGCTCGGCGACGCCGACCGGGACTCGGCGCGCGCCGCGGCGGCCAGGATCGAGGCGGCGGTCCGGGGGCTGGCCGGCGTCAGCGTCGGCTCGGCCACCGCCCCCTACGACGGCGACAGCCTCGACCGGCTGCTGCACGTCGCCGACCAGCGGCTCTACCTGGTCAAGCAGCAACGCCGCCGGACCGCGGGCCGGCTCCTCGCCGACGGCACCGGGCGCGGCTGA
- a CDS encoding ATP-dependent DNA ligase, producing MLRPPLTPMLAAPVAELPTGPDLAYEPKWDGWRTLAFRDAAGVRLQSRAGRDLTGYFPDVTATLRFLPAGTVLDGELIVWAEGRTDFALLQRRVTAGRGLAALAEQHPAHFVAFDLLSGPGGEPLLDLPLTGRRDRLARLLDGAPPGLVLCPQTGDLSEAREWLRTWTEAGVEGIVVKRRDGRYEPGRRGWQKVRAHRTVETLVGGVTGPVTDPDTLLVGRCDDRGRLRYLGRTHPLHRRQRRELAGLLRPAAAQGHPWPEPLPGGWTGQLNPAPPLPYTPVRHDLVVEVEADTAYEHGRWRHRVRHLRPRLDLAADDLPVLTDGPEALGGDGAAGGTGGVGTGRPGRRTG from the coding sequence ATGCTGCGACCACCGCTCACCCCGATGCTCGCCGCGCCGGTGGCGGAACTGCCCACCGGCCCGGACCTGGCGTACGAGCCGAAGTGGGACGGGTGGCGGACCCTCGCGTTCCGCGACGCGGCCGGGGTGCGGCTGCAGTCCCGGGCCGGCCGGGACCTCACCGGCTACTTCCCCGACGTCACCGCGACGCTGCGGTTTCTGCCCGCCGGCACGGTGCTCGACGGCGAGCTGATCGTGTGGGCGGAGGGCCGCACCGACTTCGCGCTGCTCCAGCGGCGGGTGACCGCCGGGCGTGGACTCGCCGCGCTGGCCGAGCAGCATCCCGCGCACTTCGTGGCCTTCGACCTGCTCAGCGGCCCGGGCGGGGAGCCGCTGCTGGACCTCCCGCTGACCGGCCGGCGGGACCGGCTGGCGCGGCTGCTCGACGGTGCGCCCCCGGGACTCGTCCTGTGCCCGCAGACCGGGGACCTCTCCGAGGCCCGGGAGTGGCTCCGGACGTGGACCGAGGCCGGCGTTGAGGGGATCGTCGTCAAGCGGCGCGACGGCCGGTACGAGCCGGGGCGTCGCGGCTGGCAGAAGGTACGCGCGCACCGCACCGTGGAGACCCTCGTCGGCGGCGTCACGGGCCCGGTGACCGATCCGGACACGCTCCTCGTCGGCCGGTGCGACGACCGGGGACGCCTGCGCTACCTGGGGCGGACCCACCCGCTGCACCGGCGACAGCGCCGCGAGCTCGCCGGGCTGCTCCGGCCGGCCGCCGCGCAGGGCCACCCCTGGCCGGAACCGCTGCCCGGCGGATGGACCGGCCAGCTGAACCCGGCGCCGCCGCTGCCGTACACGCCGGTGCGTCACGACCTCGTCGTCGAGGTGGAGGCCGACACGGCGTACGAGCACGGGCGCTGGCGGCACCGCGTCCGGCACCTGCGGCCCCGGCTCGACCTGGCCGCCGACGACCTGCCCGTGCTCACCGACGGACCGGAGGCGCTGGGCGGTGACGGGGCGGCCGGCGGGACGGGCGGTGTAGGCACGGGCCGACCGGGTAGGCGCACCGGGTGA